GTCGTAGGTGATGTGGCGCCAGCCCGGCCCCAGCTCGGTGATGACATGCCGCCAGTACTTCTGGGTGGCGACGTGGCCGTTGACATAGAGCACCGGGATGCCGGGACCGCCGGTGTCGGTCACGGCCAACGCCGTGTCATCGACCGGCACCATCCCAGTCCAGGTCGAATCGGTCGAGGCAACGCTGTTGGTCCGCATGTGTTTTCTCCTGGTTTTGCTGGGTGAATCGCTCTTTCCTGACACTGGAAACGCTACGTAGCTTTCCAATACTGAGCAATCAATGCGGCAGCGCTAGTTCGCCATAAGCACAGCTAGATACACACATATTGTTGCGATAGCTATGAAGATAACGCAACGACAGGCGGTGGTTTCGTTGCGATGAGTAAGCCCGAGTCACTACAGTGGCGGCATCACGAACGAAGGAGACCGTCATGTCGGGAGGCAGGCTCACCCAGGCCGAACGCAGACAGATCGCCCTGGGACTGGCCGACAACCTCCCCTACGCGGCGATCGCCCGGCGTCTGGATCGTCCGACCTCGACGATCACGCGGGAGGTAATGCGAAACGGCGGCCCCGCGTCCTACCGTTCCGACCTCGCCCAACGCGCCACCGAACGCCGCGCCCTACGGCGCGCACAGCCCGGGCCGCGGGAGCGGCCATCCCCAGCACCCGGCCGCGGACGCGATGCCGAATCCGTCCGCGACTACGAGGAAACGTTCACCACCATGCTCATGCAACAGGGCATGCCCAGAACGACAGCCCGGGTGCTGACCTGTCTTTTCACCGCGGACACCGGCAGTCTCACCGCACCCGAAGTCGTCGGGCGACTCCAGATCAGCCCGCCGTCGGTCTCCAAGGCGATCAAATTCCTCGAACTCCAGGGCCTGGTCCGCCGCGAAACCGATGAACGCCGCCGCGTGCGCTACATCGTCGACGACAACGTCTGGTATCAGGCGACGATCGACAGCGCCCGCGGCATGGCCGAGGTCGCCGAGATCACCC
The DNA window shown above is from Nocardia sp. NBC_01730 and carries:
- a CDS encoding GbsR/MarR family transcriptional regulator yields the protein MSGGRLTQAERRQIALGLADNLPYAAIARRLDRPTSTITREVMRNGGPASYRSDLAQRATERRALRRAQPGPRERPSPAPGRGRDAESVRDYEETFTTMLMQQGMPRTTARVLTCLFTADTGSLTAPEVVGRLQISPPSVSKAIKFLELQGLVRRETDERRRVRYIVDDNVWYQATIDSARGMAEVAEITRQGVEIFGHGTPTATRLANMARFSDFISESILRAAAQSREILHPNTATSSKATETR